From Actinomyces slackii, a single genomic window includes:
- a CDS encoding glutamine amidotransferase-related protein: MKPFIMVSTRPELEAAQDEYESFLTQSGLSPSTLKHLQLEEIDVLNAFTASDVSGIFIGGSPFNTTTPDAAKTRSQVRVEEQVSDLLAVVLKEGVPLLATGFGLQVLAGYLGTPASAEFGEELGSADIFLTADGRQDPLLQGLAQAFTVFVGHDEGVGEVPAHATLLASSPDCPVQMLRVGTKVYGTQFNPELDAERFAQRVGIYDEAGYGDPDMNEDILSKARSEEPHAAGQIIRNFVSHFARD, from the coding sequence GTGAAGCCCTTCATCATGGTATCCACGCGCCCCGAGCTGGAGGCGGCGCAGGACGAGTACGAGTCCTTCCTCACGCAGAGCGGCCTGAGCCCCTCGACGCTGAAGCACCTGCAGCTCGAGGAGATCGACGTTCTCAACGCCTTCACCGCCAGCGATGTCTCCGGCATCTTCATCGGCGGGAGCCCCTTCAACACCACCACTCCGGATGCGGCCAAGACCCGCAGCCAGGTGCGCGTGGAGGAGCAGGTCAGCGACCTGCTCGCCGTGGTCCTCAAGGAGGGGGTGCCCTTGCTGGCCACGGGATTCGGGCTGCAGGTGCTCGCCGGCTACCTGGGAACGCCCGCCAGCGCGGAGTTCGGCGAGGAGCTCGGCTCAGCGGATATCTTCCTGACCGCCGATGGCCGGCAGGATCCGCTGCTCCAGGGCCTGGCGCAGGCCTTCACGGTGTTCGTCGGCCATGACGAGGGTGTGGGCGAGGTCCCTGCGCACGCCACCCTGCTGGCCTCCTCGCCCGACTGCCCGGTGCAGATGCTGCGCGTGGGCACCAAGGTCTACGGCACCCAGTTCAATCCGGAGCTGGATGCTGAGCGCTTCGCCCAGCGCGTGGGCATCTATGACGAGGCCGGCTACGGGGACCCGGATATGAACGAGGACATCCTGTCCAAGGCACGGTCCGAGGAGCCTCACGCCGCGGGGCAGATCATTCGCAATTTCGTGTCGCACTTCGCCCGCGACTGA